Proteins from a single region of Gossypium arboreum isolate Shixiya-1 chromosome 1, ASM2569848v2, whole genome shotgun sequence:
- the LOC108482842 gene encoding chitinase 2-like — protein sequence MDSSKLLIALFVFQVFFPCHMSIQAAPENSDLFREYIGAEFNNVKFTDVPIDSNVEFHFILSFAIDYDSTSGSPSPTNGKFNVFWDSDNLSPSQVSSIKSTHSNVKVALSLGGDSVGDSYAYFDPSSVDSWVSNAVSSLTDIIQEYHLDGIDIDYEHFNADPDTFAECIGKLVKTLKNNGVISFASIAPFDDDDVQSHYKALWQSYGDLIDYVNFQFYAYDQGTTVSQFINYFNTQSSNYNGGKVLASFISDGSGGLTPENGFFTACSRLKSENKLHGIFVWSADDSKRNGFRYEKQSQALLAISH from the coding sequence ATGGACTCTTCTAAGCTTCTCATTGCCCTTTTCGTTTTCCAGGTTTTCTTCCCTTGCCATATGTCAATCCAAGCAGCTCCCGAGAACTCGGACCTTTTCCGAGAATACATAGGAGCTGAATTCAACAACGTTAAATTCACTGATGTTCCCATTGATTCAAACGTTGAATTCCACTTCATTCTTTCATTTGCCATAGACTATGACAGCACCTCAGGTTCTCCTTCTCCAACAAATGGGAAGTTCAATGTCTTTTGGGACTCTGATAACCTCAGTCCTTCCCAAGTTTCTTCCATCAAGAGCACCCATTCAAATGTTAAAGTAGCTTTGAGCTTAGGAGGGGACAGTGTGGGAGATAGCTATGCTTACTTCGACCCTTCCTCTGTAGATTCTTGGGTTTCTAATGCAGTTTCTTCACTCACAGATATCATCCAAGAATACCACTTGGATGGGATTGATATTGACTATGAGCACTTCAATGCTGATCCTGACACTTTCGCTGAGTGCATTGGGAAACTTGTAAAAACCCTCAAGAATAATGGAGTGATCTCTTTCGCTTCCATAGCTCCATTTGACGATGATGATGTTCAAAGTCATTACAAGGCCTTGTGGCAAAGCTATGGTGACCTCATAGACTATGTCAACTTCCAGTTTTATGCCTACGATCAAGGAACAACAGTCTCTCAGTTCATCAATTACTTCAACACCCAAAGCTCTAACTATAATGGTGGTAAGGTTTTAGCCAGCTTTATAAGCGACGGCAGCGGTGGCTTGACACCGGAAAACGGCTTCTTTACTGCCTGCAGTAGGCTGAAGAGTGAGAACAAACTCCATGGGATATTTGTTTGGTCTGCAGATGATTCTAAGAGAAATGGTTTCCGCTATGAGAAGCAATCACAAGCTCTACTCGCAATTTCCCACTAG